The Linepithema humile isolate Giens D197 chromosome 2, Lhum_UNIL_v1.0, whole genome shotgun sequence genome has a segment encoding these proteins:
- the LOC105667831 gene encoding neuroligin-1, which produces MRTSSSSLPRKRKRKDLSPPDTVLLANGRRLSARHVDRQHCSTRRDVIASYRTRRDALYRGRDASPVCREVLEKLESRATSGISGEQCEKQGAWKRSERDTDDDGGRGREKRRQNAKGIASKGILQKIPRDDGLVKSVFLLALLCAQCCLAATEALAGTQKYCTRTVKTRYGILRGIEARSSTSVETYYGVPYATPPLGALRYMPPVTPTPWRGTRLADTMPPACPQQPPVPDASLPRQRRAYFERLAPILANQSEDCLYLNLYVPKSPHGSVADSLPALLLIHGDSYSWGAGNSFDGTALAAHGRLIVVSINFRLGVLGFLKTGSKGSAQGNYGLMDLVAGLHWLRENLGAFGGDPERLALLGHGTGAALANFLAVSPMAKELIGRVILLGGSALSPWAVQRDPLTVKRRVAEETGCPGDVESDDIAPCLRLKSVEKLLAVQLDPPRFTSGFAPFIDGTVLPPTVNQNFQPTASSSGIMPILPGPGAEFADFGDRDLLFGLTSEEAWINLSEEDLKSGLNETRRDRILRTYVRNTYRYHLHEIYSTLRNEYTDWEQGEQSPMAICKGLLSLLGDGQVAAPLLRLALLHSASEGRGYFLHFQPGERPLSLRGEEVPYLLGIPLLRGEVTSVLSAFGNYTPADENLSKLLVHYLANFVRRGDPNGASSSFAGLDSSPATSPPFWDSYDSINQLYLEASYSPEMRSHYRGHKMSLWLNLLPQLHRPGYEINMRHHHLAESPTLYEGPVRPQSTAAPLPPPPLPMPSPTEPSSILTVLSTTECTPNTTVATTMAPTTSRTMPHANLGPGPNNLLRKLASSHYQSYTTALTVTIAVGVFLLLLNILIFAGIYHQRDRNTSSGGLSGAFGTKKKEELLEAGCSGMDTSASGKQRLSSSIIDSPSSILPPHKAKLVQELEMQLQEFQCSPPPGGGKRILEPPTYSKNPCIQRTRTPSPCVDATIARMNEVSDVGGIPHDSEDENDELPEPPPPPKAPAPNVGLTCPGILRQPGTPGSAKKRVQIQEISV; this is translated from the exons ATGCGGACGTCCTCCTCCTCTTTGccgaggaagaggaagaggaaagaCCTCTCGCCTCCCGACACCGTCCTCCTCGCCAACGGCAGGCGACTATCAGCTAGACATGTCGATCGACAGCATTGTTCTACGCGGCGCGATGTTATCGCGTCGTATCGAACGCGGCGCGACGCTCTTTATCGAGGACGAGATGCTTCCCCGGTGTGCCGTGAAGTTCTTGAGAAGCTGGAGAGTCGCGCGACAAGTGGGATTTCCGGCGAGCAATGCGAAAAGCAGGGAGCGTGGAAGAGGAGCGAACGCGACACGGACGACGACGGTGGAAGAGGACGAGAGAAGCGACGACAAAATGCGAAGGGTATCGCGAGTAAAGGGATTCTCCAAAAGATTCCGCGCGACGACGGCCTCGTTAAGAGCGTCTTCCTACTGGCGCTTCTCTGCGCTCAATGCTGCCTGGCGGCTACCGAGGCCTTGGCGGGCACTCAGAAGTATTGCACCAGAACGGTCAAGACGCGCTACGGTATTCTGCGCGGCATCGAGGCCAGATCATCGACTTCCGTCGAGACTTATTACGGTGTGCCGTACGCGACCCCACCGCTCGGCGCCCTACGCTACATGCCACCGGTCACCCCGACGCCGTGGCGCGGCACCAGGCTCGCCGACACGATGCCGCCGGCCTGTCCGCAACAGCCTCCAGTACCGGACGCAAGCCTGCCACGGCAGAGGCGCGCCTACTTCGAGAGGCTAGCGCCCATACTGGCTAACCAGAGCGAAGACTGCCTCTATCTCAATCTCTACGTGCCAAAATCACCCCACG GTAGTGTCGCGGATTCGCTGCCGGCTCTTCTTCTCATTCATGGCGATTCTTATTCGTGGGGCGCCGGAAATTCATTCGACGGGACCGCCCTGGCCGCTCACGGACGCCTCATCGTTGTCTCCATCAATTTTCGTCTTGGCGTGCTTG GCTTCCTGAAAACCGGGTCAAAAGGGAGCGCGCAGGGCAATTACGGATTGATGGATCTGGTGGCGGGACTTCATTGGCTGCGCGAGAATCTCGGGGCTTTTGGCGGCGATCCCGAGCGACTGGCGTTGCTGGGCCACGGCACCGGAGCGGCTCTCGCCAATTTTTTAGCCGTCTCTCCGATGGCGAAAG AGTTAATCGGGAGGGTGATTCTGCTCGGAGGTTCGGCTCTGTCGCCGTGGGCGGTTCAGCGAGACCCGCTGACGGTGAAGCGCCGTGTCGCCGAAGAGACCGGTTGTCCCGGTGACGTCGAGAGCGACGATATCGCACCGTGCCTTCGTTTAAAGAGCGTGGAGAAGCTACTGGCGGTGCAGCTGGATCCGCCGAGATTCACTTCCGGATTCGCGCCCTTCATCGACGGGACCGTTCTACCACCGACGGTCAATCAG AACTTCCAGCCTACTGCCTCTTCTTCGGGAATAATGCCGATCCTGCCTGGGCCCGGCGCTGAATTCGCGGACTTTGGCGATCGTGACTTGCTCTTTGGTTTGACATCCGAGGAAGCTTGGATTAATCTCTCCGAGGAAGATTTGAAG AGCGGCTTGAACGAGACGAGGAGGGACCGTATACTGCGCACTTACGTGCGAAACACGTACCGGTACCATCTGCATGAAATCTATTCCACTCTCCGGAATGAGTACACCGACTGGGAACAGGGCGAGCAGAGTCCCATGGCGATCTGCAAGGGTCTCTTATCTCTCCTCGGAGACGGCCAAGTCGCCGCGCCGCTCCTCAGACTGGCCCTCCTGCACTCTGCCTCGGAGGGACGGGGCTACTTCCTGCATTTCCAGCCGGGCGAACGACCTCTCAGCCTTAGGGGCGAGGAAGTGCCGTATCTTCTGGGTATACCTCTTCTCCGCGGGGAAGTCACGTCTGTGCTGTCCGCCTTCGGTAACTACACCCCCGCCGACGAGAATCTATCCAAGCTCCTCGTGCACTATTTGGCTAACTTTGTGAGGCGCGG GGATCCGAACGGCGCCAGTTCCTCGTTCGCGGGACTGGACAGCAGCCCAGCGACGAGTCCGCCGTTCTGGGATTCGTACGACTCCATAAACCAGTTGTACTTGGAGGCCAGTTATAGTCCGGAGATGCGCTCGCACTACAGAGGCCACAAGATGTCCTTGTGGCTGAATCTACTGCCGCAGCTGCACCGGCCGGGCTACGAGATCAACATGCGGCACCATCACCTCGCGGAGAGCCCGACTCTTTACGAGGGCCCGGTACGCCCACAAAGCACGGCCGCGCCCCTGCCGCCGCCCCCGTTGCCCATGCCGTCTCCCACGGAGCCCTCCTCGATACTGACCGTGCTCTCGACCACGGAATGCACCCCGAACACGACCGTCGCGACGACAATGGCGCCTACCACCTCGCGCACGATGCCGCACGCGAATCTAGGTCCGGGGCCTAACAATCTCCTGCGCAAGCTGGCATCCAGCCACTATCAGAGCTACACCACGGCGCTCACGGTCACGATTGCGGTGGGCGTGTTTCTGCTGCTTCTCAACATCCTGATCTTCGCGGGGATCTATCATCAGCGCGACCGGAACACGTCCAGCGGCGGTCTGTCGGGCGCCTTCGGCAcgaagaagaaggaggagCTGCTGGAAGCCGGCTGCTCCGGCATGGACACCTCGGCCTCGGGTAAGCAACGACTGTCGTCCTCCATAATAGACTCGCCGTCGTCGATCCTGCCGCCGCACAAGGCGAAGCTCGTGCAGGAACTGGAGATGCAGCTGCAGGAGTTCCAGTGCTCGCCGCCGCCCGGCGGCGGCAAGCGCATCCTGGAACCGCCGACCTACAGCAAGAACCCGTGCATCCAGCGCACCCGCACGCCGTCGCCCTGCGTGGACGCCACGATCGCGCGAATGAACGAGGTCAGCGACGTCGGCGGCATCCCTCACGACAGCGAGGACGAGAACGACGAGTTGCCGgaaccgccgccgccgcccaaGGCACCGGCGCCCAACGTCGGTCTCACGTGTCCCGGAATCCTACGGCAGCCCGGGACGCCCGGTAGCGCGAAGAAGCGTGTGCAGATTCAGGAAATCTCCGTGTGA